The Agrococcus carbonis sequence CTCGCCGAGCGGCCCATGCACGGCTACCAGATCATCCGCGAGATCGAGGAGCGCAGCGGCGGCAGCTGGCGCCCGAGCCCCGGGTCGGTCTACCCGACGCTGCAGCTGCTCGCCGACGAGGGCCTCATCGACGCCCACGAGTCGGAGGGCCGCAAGACCTACTCGCTCACCGAGGGCGGCAGGGCCGAGGCGGATGCGGCGGAGGGCAAGGCGCCGTGGCACGCGTCGAGCGAGCGAGAGAGCGCCGGCCCTGGGGCGCTCGCCAAGGCGGGTGTCGAGCTCGCGCAGGCGGCCGCGCAGGTCGGCCGCACCGGCAAGCCCGAGCAGGTGCAGCAGGCGGTGGCGCTGCTGGATGAGGCGCGCCGCAAGATCTACGCGATCCTCGCGCAGGGCTGAGCCCTGCCCGCGCGCGCGACGGCCCGCGGCCGTACGATCGAGGCGGTCCTCGCGCCGCGCGGCGCCGGTCGTCGCGGGCTCGCCGGGGGCGAGGAGAGCCGATGACGAACGCCGCCCCGACGCGCGCCCGCTATCGCCGCATCCTGCGCTTCGCCGCCCGACACCTCGCGACGATGTGGTGGTTCGAGGTGCTGCTGCCCAGGCTCGGGCTCGCCGGCCTCGCAGCGCGCGGCCGCGCCGCGCGGCTCACGCGCCTCGCGCGCCGCTTCCACGGGCTCGCGGTCGAGCTCGGCGGCCTCATGATCAAGGTCGGCCAGTTCCTCTCGTCGCGGCTCGACGTGCTGCCGCCCGAGATCACGCGCGAGCTCGAGGGCCTGCAGGACGAGGCGCCGCCCGTGCCGTTCGCGCCGCTGCGCGCCGCGATCGAGCGCGACCTCGGCATGCCGCTCGAGCGCGCGTACGCGGCGATCGACCCCGGGCCGCTCGCCGCCGCGTCGCTCGGGCAGGCCCATCGCGCGACCCTCACCGACGTCGACGCCGCGATGGTGGGCGGGGCGGATGCGGTGGTGAAGGTGCAGCGGCCCGGCATCCGGGCGATCGTCGACACCGACCTCGAGGCGCTGCGCGTCGTCGCGCGCTGGCTGAGCCGCGTGCGCATCGTCGCCCGGCGCGTCGACACGCAGGCGCTCGTCGAGGAGTTCGCGCAGACGAGCCTCGAGGAGGTCGACTACCTGCACGAGGCGGCGAGCGCCGAGCGCTTCGCCGCGGCCTTCGAGGACGACCCGCGCGTCGCCGTGCCGCACGTCGTGTGGGAGCGCACGACCCGCCAGGTGCTGACGCTCGCCGACGTCACGGCGATCAAGCTCACCGACGTCGACGCCCTGCGGGCAGCGGGCATCGACCCGTCCGAGGTCGCGCAGGCCTTCGCATCCGTCATGTTCGACCAGCTGTTCGTGCACGGCTTCTTCCACGCCGATCCGCACCCCGGCAACCTCTTCGTCACGCCGACCCCGGACGCGGCTCCCGGCGAGCCGCGGTGGCGTCTGACCTTCATCGACTTCGGGATGATGGGCGAGATCCCGGCGAGCACGCGCAGCGGGCTGCGCTCGCTGCTCATCGCGGCGGCCGCGCGCGACGGCCGCGGCCTCGTCGCCGCGATCCAGGAGGTGGGAGCGCTCCTGCCCTCGGCCGACACCGCAGAGCTCGAGCGGGCGATGACGAAGGCGTTCGCGCGCTTCGGCGGCATGGGCTTCGCCGAGCTGCGCGAGGTCGACCCGCGGGAGTTCCGCGACTTCGCGCTCGAGTTCCAGGAGCTCATGCGCTCGCTGCCGTTCCAGCTGCCCGAGCACTTCCTGCTCGTCATCCGCGCGATGTCGCTCACCTCCGGCGTGTGCAGCTCGCTC is a genomic window containing:
- a CDS encoding PadR family transcriptional regulator, producing MHGSFAGAGFGEGHGFGPGRPNGPNVWEAMDQLRAAFDRRATPRMGRGDVRAAVLALLAERPMHGYQIIREIEERSGGSWRPSPGSVYPTLQLLADEGLIDAHESEGRKTYSLTEGGRAEADAAEGKAPWHASSERESAGPGALAKAGVELAQAAAQVGRTGKPEQVQQAVALLDEARRKIYAILAQG
- a CDS encoding ABC1 kinase family protein yields the protein MTNAAPTRARYRRILRFAARHLATMWWFEVLLPRLGLAGLAARGRAARLTRLARRFHGLAVELGGLMIKVGQFLSSRLDVLPPEITRELEGLQDEAPPVPFAPLRAAIERDLGMPLERAYAAIDPGPLAAASLGQAHRATLTDVDAAMVGGADAVVKVQRPGIRAIVDTDLEALRVVARWLSRVRIVARRVDTQALVEEFAQTSLEEVDYLHEAASAERFAAAFEDDPRVAVPHVVWERTTRQVLTLADVTAIKLTDVDALRAAGIDPSEVAQAFASVMFDQLFVHGFFHADPHPGNLFVTPTPDAAPGEPRWRLTFIDFGMMGEIPASTRSGLRSLLIAAAARDGRGLVAAIQEVGALLPSADTAELERAMTKAFARFGGMGFAELREVDPREFRDFALEFQELMRSLPFQLPEHFLLVIRAMSLTSGVCSSLDPRFNLWDAVEPYAAGLVRDGRGNLARAAVDEALALARLVVGLPRRLDRLATRAEEGRLAVESPRLERRVARLERATGRVVSALLFTGLLVAGAIVRSTDAVLGTVLMVASVVPLAHAVLAGVIGRSRSREP